The Terriglobia bacterium genome includes a region encoding these proteins:
- the plsX gene encoding phosphate acyltransferase PlsX produces the protein MAFKIAVDAMGSDGGPSVEIDGAVQAAAQYGTPIVLVGQEERVRELLRERDAGNLPIEVVHASEVITMEDAAATAARRKKDSSIHVAARLMRDSAVSGFVSAGNTGAVMATVKMIMGTLAVVDRPALSTVLPTQKGKPAILLDVGANVDCKPHHLEQFAIMGDIYSRAIFGIRRPRVGLLSIGEEDSKGNELTKEAFKSLKRAPINFIGNVEGRDIFTGDVDVIVCDGFTGNVALKLSEGLYEAFASMLKQELQKTLSAKVGAIFAQNAFRQFKHRLDYSEYGGAPLLGIKGITIVCHGRSNANAIKNAIRIADEFCRHGVNDVIERDLPNSGPQRLQG, from the coding sequence TTTCAAGATCGCAGTCGATGCGATGGGCAGCGACGGCGGGCCGTCGGTCGAGATCGACGGCGCGGTCCAGGCTGCTGCGCAATACGGCACGCCCATCGTCCTGGTCGGGCAGGAGGAACGTGTGCGCGAACTCCTGCGCGAGCGCGATGCGGGCAATCTTCCGATCGAAGTTGTCCACGCCAGCGAAGTCATCACGATGGAGGACGCGGCCGCGACCGCCGCACGGCGGAAGAAGGATTCGTCCATTCACGTGGCGGCCCGGCTGATGCGTGATTCCGCAGTCTCCGGCTTTGTCAGCGCCGGAAACACCGGCGCCGTGATGGCGACGGTGAAGATGATCATGGGAACGCTCGCCGTGGTGGACCGGCCGGCCCTTTCCACGGTTCTTCCGACACAGAAAGGCAAGCCCGCGATCCTGCTCGACGTCGGCGCCAACGTGGATTGCAAACCGCATCACCTCGAGCAGTTCGCCATCATGGGCGACATTTACTCACGCGCGATTTTTGGAATTCGCCGGCCGCGCGTCGGGTTGTTGTCGATCGGAGAAGAGGATTCGAAAGGGAACGAACTGACCAAAGAGGCCTTCAAATCCCTGAAGCGCGCGCCGATCAATTTCATCGGTAACGTCGAAGGCCGCGATATCTTTACCGGCGATGTTGACGTGATCGTCTGCGACGGATTTACCGGCAACGTTGCGTTGAAATTGAGCGAAGGTCTGTACGAAGCATTCGCCTCCATGCTGAAGCAGGAACTCCAGAAGACGCTTTCGGCGAAAGTCGGCGCGATCTTCGCGCAGAACGCATTCCGGCAATTCAAGCACCGCCTCGATTATTCGGAATACGGAGGGGCGCCGCTGCTGGGCATCAAGGGAATCACGATCGTTTGCCACGGCCGTTCGAATGCCAACGCCATCAAGAATGCGATCCGCATTGCGGACGAATTCTGCCGGCACGGCGTGAATGACGTTATTGAGCGGGATTTACCGAACTCGGGACCCCAGAGATTGCAGGGCTGA
- the acpP gene encoding acyl carrier protein, producing MASSVEDKVKQIIVEQLGVDESEVTPTASFIDDLGADSLDTVELVMALEEGFGMEIPDEDAEKITTVKDAINYIESHLPKS from the coding sequence ATGGCTTCGTCAGTGGAAGATAAGGTCAAACAGATTATTGTGGAACAACTGGGCGTCGATGAATCCGAAGTGACGCCTACCGCCTCTTTTATCGACGATCTCGGCGCGGACTCTCTCGATACGGTGGAATTGGTGATGGCGCTGGAAGAGGGATTCGGCATGGAGATTCCGGACGAGGACGCCGAGAAGATCACGACAGTGAAGGACGCCATCAATTACATTGAAAGCCACCTTCCGAAGTCGTAG
- the fabD gene encoding ACP S-malonyltransferase, which yields MKIAFVFPGQGSQYAGMGREICEKFSGARAAFDEADAALDSPISQLCFSGPEEDLKLTENTQPAILTTSIALYRILEQKGIRPDFVAGHSLGEYSALVAAGSLKLSEAASLVRRRGRYMQEAVPVGVGAMAALLGLDLPAVQAVCEKAAQGQVVSPANLNSPGQIVIAGNREAVERALPIAKDAGAKRAILLQVSAPFHCALMLPAEEKLSVDLAACSFGDLRFPLITNVDAEPIRGGAEARSGVRRQVSRPVRWQESVQRLLDEGVRTFVEVGPGKVLLGLIRSIDKSVTMLNAEDEKSMENVLNALL from the coding sequence TTGAAAATCGCATTTGTTTTTCCCGGGCAGGGCTCGCAGTATGCCGGAATGGGCCGCGAGATTTGTGAGAAATTTAGCGGCGCGCGCGCCGCATTCGATGAGGCCGATGCCGCGCTGGATTCTCCGATTTCGCAGCTCTGCTTCAGCGGGCCGGAAGAGGATCTGAAACTCACCGAGAATACGCAGCCCGCCATTCTGACGACCTCGATTGCGCTCTACCGGATTCTGGAACAGAAGGGTATCCGCCCCGATTTTGTCGCCGGTCACAGCCTTGGCGAATACTCGGCGCTGGTGGCGGCCGGCTCGCTGAAGTTGAGCGAAGCCGCATCCCTGGTCCGCCGCCGCGGCCGCTACATGCAGGAGGCCGTGCCGGTCGGCGTGGGTGCGATGGCGGCGTTGCTCGGTCTGGATCTTCCGGCGGTTCAAGCGGTGTGCGAAAAAGCCGCGCAGGGACAGGTCGTCTCGCCGGCCAATTTGAACTCACCCGGACAAATTGTGATTGCGGGAAATCGCGAAGCGGTCGAGCGCGCGCTTCCGATCGCAAAGGATGCGGGCGCGAAGCGCGCCATTCTCCTGCAGGTGAGTGCGCCGTTTCATTGCGCGTTGATGTTGCCGGCGGAGGAAAAGCTGTCCGTCGATCTCGCTGCCTGTTCATTCGGAGATCTGCGTTTTCCGCTGATCACGAATGTCGATGCCGAGCCGATACGCGGCGGTGCCGAAGCGCGCAGCGGCGTCAGGCGCCAGGTCTCGCGGCCGGTGCGCTGGCAGGAGAGCGTGCAGCGCCTGCTCGATGAAGGCGTACGCACGTTCGTCGAAGTAGGACCCGGAAAAGTGTTGTTGGGATTGATTCGATCCATCGATAAGTCGGTTACAATGCTGAACGCCGAGGATGAGAAATCGATGGAAAATGTTTTAAACGCACTCCTATAA
- the fabF gene encoding beta-ketoacyl-ACP synthase II produces MQKRRVVVTGVGLVTALGTGTEDTWKGLCEGRSGVTAISRFDTTQFSTRIAAEVKGFDPLNWFEKKDVKKMDSFIHYAVAAAEGAMKNAGLTITPELSERAGVFIGSGIGGFTIIEREHTNFLEGGPRKISPFFIPSSIINLAAGQVSIRLGARGPNSAPCTACSSGAHAVGDAFRVISRGDADIMVAGGSEAAVTPMGVGGFAAMRALSTRNEEPQRASRPFDKDRDGFVVGEGAGVIILEELELAKKRGAQIIAELVGYGMSGDAYHITLPPDDGRGAHRVMLNAITDAGIKPEQVDYINAHGTSTPPNDRIETMAIKRLFGDYAYKVAISSTKSMIGHLLGAAGAVEAGITSLVVERGVVPPTINYDTPDPDCDLDYTPNKARKLEVRYALSNSFGFGGTNASLLFKRYEG; encoded by the coding sequence TTGCAGAAAAGAAGAGTTGTGGTCACCGGCGTTGGGTTGGTTACCGCGCTGGGGACCGGCACGGAAGACACATGGAAAGGCCTCTGCGAGGGACGCAGTGGGGTGACAGCGATTTCCCGTTTCGATACCACTCAGTTTTCCACCAGGATTGCCGCCGAGGTCAAGGGATTCGATCCGCTCAACTGGTTCGAGAAGAAAGACGTCAAGAAGATGGATTCCTTCATCCACTACGCCGTTGCCGCGGCGGAAGGCGCGATGAAAAATGCCGGATTGACGATCACTCCCGAATTGTCCGAACGTGCCGGCGTTTTCATCGGATCCGGAATCGGCGGGTTTACGATTATCGAGCGCGAGCACACCAATTTTCTCGAAGGCGGTCCGCGCAAAATTTCTCCGTTCTTTATTCCGTCGAGCATCATCAACCTCGCCGCCGGTCAGGTCTCCATACGTCTCGGCGCTCGCGGGCCGAACTCGGCCCCGTGCACGGCATGCTCGTCGGGCGCTCACGCGGTGGGTGACGCCTTTCGCGTCATTTCGCGCGGCGACGCGGATATCATGGTTGCGGGCGGTTCGGAAGCTGCCGTCACGCCGATGGGCGTCGGAGGGTTTGCCGCCATGCGCGCTCTTTCGACACGCAACGAAGAGCCCCAACGCGCTTCACGTCCCTTCGACAAGGACCGCGACGGATTTGTCGTCGGCGAGGGCGCGGGCGTGATTATTCTGGAAGAACTGGAGCTCGCCAAGAAGCGCGGAGCTCAGATCATCGCCGAGCTGGTCGGCTACGGCATGAGCGGCGACGCCTACCACATCACGCTGCCTCCGGACGATGGGAGAGGCGCGCATCGCGTCATGCTGAACGCCATCACCGACGCCGGCATCAAGCCCGAGCAGGTGGACTATATCAACGCCCACGGCACCTCGACGCCTCCCAACGACCGGATCGAGACCATGGCCATCAAACGGCTGTTCGGCGATTACGCATACAAAGTTGCAATCAGCTCCACAAAGTCGATGATCGGACATCTGCTTGGCGCCGCCGGGGCCGTGGAAGCCGGTATCACCTCGCTCGTTGTCGAGCGCGGTGTGGTTCCTCCGACGATCAACTACGACACCCCGGATCCGGATTGCGATCTGGATTACACTCCCAACAAAGCCCGCAAGCTCGAAGTCCGTTACGCGTTGTCGAATTCCTTCGGATTCGGGGGGACCAACGCATCTCTCCTGTTCAAAAGATACGAAGGTTAA
- a CDS encoding electron transfer flavoprotein-ubiquinone oxidoreductase: MPERDVLEVDVVIVGGGPAGLAAAYQLRKLNKDLSIALLEKGKEIGAHIISGAVMDPRGINELMPDWKERGAPIENSVDEDHVLFLTRNRKFALPLIPAPLQNHGNYIISLNRFTRWFGEQVEKSGVDIFAGFSGADLLIENDAVAGVRTGDKGTDKSGKPKANFEPGIDIRAKITILAEGSRGSLTKQLIRRFNLDEGRNPQVYTVGVKEVWDVPKERNTGGRVIHTMGWPLRNQEFGGGFIYNMSEGRVSIGLVVGLDYLDPRLDPHERFQEFKTHPHVKAILDGGTLHSYGAKTIPEGGYWAQPQYYFNGGMIIGDSAGFLNAMRLKGIHLAFKTGQLAAEAAHEALQANDFSRDKLKRFHELVEDSWVKKELWKVRNFHQAFEHGLIAGLLHTGLQMATGGRGLHNRYRNVPGYARMEHLKQYYDGNVPMDSEPTYDRKLTFDKLTDVYNSGTAHNEDQPCHLHILQPDICHPRCTQEFGNPCRSFCPAAVYEMVENGSGRHLQINFSNCVHCKTCDIMDPYEVINWVTPEGGDGPSYELL; this comes from the coding sequence ATGCCCGAACGCGATGTTCTGGAAGTCGACGTCGTCATCGTCGGCGGCGGACCCGCAGGATTGGCTGCTGCCTACCAACTCCGCAAACTGAATAAAGATCTCTCCATCGCCCTGCTCGAAAAGGGCAAAGAGATCGGCGCCCACATTATTTCCGGGGCCGTCATGGATCCGCGCGGCATCAATGAACTGATGCCGGACTGGAAGGAACGCGGCGCTCCGATCGAGAATTCCGTTGACGAGGATCATGTCCTCTTCCTGACCAGAAATCGTAAGTTCGCGCTGCCTCTCATTCCTGCCCCGCTCCAGAATCACGGCAATTACATTATTTCGCTGAACCGGTTCACCCGCTGGTTTGGAGAGCAGGTTGAAAAAAGCGGCGTCGATATTTTTGCGGGATTTTCGGGTGCGGATCTGCTCATCGAGAACGATGCCGTCGCCGGAGTCCGGACCGGCGACAAAGGCACGGACAAAAGCGGAAAGCCAAAAGCGAATTTCGAACCGGGGATCGATATCCGCGCCAAAATCACGATCCTGGCCGAGGGATCGCGGGGATCGCTGACCAAGCAGCTGATCCGGAGATTCAATCTGGACGAAGGCCGTAATCCACAGGTCTACACCGTCGGCGTCAAAGAAGTCTGGGATGTGCCGAAGGAGAGAAATACCGGCGGCCGCGTTATCCATACGATGGGCTGGCCGCTGCGGAACCAGGAGTTCGGCGGCGGATTCATTTACAACATGTCCGAGGGTAGAGTTTCCATCGGGCTGGTCGTGGGACTCGATTATCTCGACCCGCGGCTGGATCCGCATGAACGGTTCCAGGAATTCAAAACGCACCCTCACGTAAAGGCGATTCTTGACGGCGGCACGCTCCACTCCTATGGAGCCAAGACGATTCCGGAGGGCGGTTATTGGGCCCAGCCGCAGTACTACTTTAACGGCGGCATGATCATTGGAGATTCCGCCGGTTTCCTGAATGCCATGCGGCTCAAGGGCATCCATCTCGCTTTCAAGACCGGACAACTCGCGGCGGAAGCCGCCCACGAGGCTCTCCAGGCCAACGATTTTTCCCGGGACAAGCTGAAGCGATTTCACGAACTCGTGGAGGACAGCTGGGTGAAGAAAGAGCTGTGGAAGGTCCGGAACTTCCATCAGGCCTTCGAGCATGGGCTGATTGCGGGCCTGCTTCACACGGGATTACAGATGGCGACCGGCGGCCGCGGGCTGCACAATCGGTATCGCAACGTGCCGGGCTATGCCCGGATGGAGCATTTGAAGCAGTATTACGACGGCAATGTCCCGATGGATTCCGAACCCACTTATGACCGCAAACTCACCTTCGACAAGCTGACCGACGTCTACAATTCCGGCACTGCGCACAATGAAGATCAGCCGTGCCACCTGCACATTCTCCAGCCCGACATCTGCCATCCGCGATGTACGCAGGAATTCGGCAATCCGTGCCGGTCCTTCTGTCCAGCCGCCGTCTATGAGATGGTCGAGAATGGCAGCGGGCGCCATCTGCAGATCAATTTCTCCAACTGCGTTCACTGCAAGACCTGCGACATCATGGATCCCTATGAGGTGATCAACTGGGTCACGCCGGAAGGTGGCGACGGCCCGTCGTACGAGTTGCTGTAG